A genomic stretch from Chitinophaga agri includes:
- a CDS encoding RrF2 family transcriptional regulator, whose protein sequence is MFSKTCEYAIRAMIFIAQKSKDGSKIGIKEIAKGIDSPEYFIAKILQELGRKGVVQSLKGPTGGFYLDNSARKTSLATIVKAVDGDSIFSGCGLGLKQCSDKYPCPLHHEFTKIRKDITNVLNKTRVGDLQEELDQRLTFLRRD, encoded by the coding sequence ATGTTTTCAAAAACATGTGAATATGCCATTCGTGCTATGATATTTATTGCGCAGAAATCGAAAGATGGCAGTAAGATAGGTATCAAGGAAATTGCAAAGGGGATTGATTCTCCGGAGTATTTCATTGCCAAGATCCTGCAGGAGCTTGGCAGGAAGGGCGTAGTGCAGTCACTCAAAGGGCCTACCGGAGGATTCTACCTGGATAACAGCGCCCGTAAAACATCACTCGCCACTATTGTGAAAGCCGTAGATGGTGACAGTATTTTCTCCGGCTGTGGTCTCGGATTAAAACAATGCTCCGATAAGTATCCCTGTCCGCTTCACCATGAGTTTACAAAGATCAGAAAGGATATAACCAACGTACTGAATAAGACCAGGGTCGGTGATCTCCAGGAAGAGCTTGACCAGCGACTCACTTTCCTTCGCAGAGATTGA
- a CDS encoding DUF542 domain-containing protein — translation MNTTHTPEVTGGLTVGAIAAGDYRKAAIFGKYNIDFCCGGNITLEEAATQAGITTADLIAELDAVTQSSALPAEKDFINQEVDTLIRHIVLTHGE, via the coding sequence ATGAATACAACACATACACCGGAAGTAACCGGCGGACTGACTGTGGGCGCCATTGCCGCAGGTGATTACCGCAAAGCCGCCATCTTCGGGAAATATAATATTGACTTTTGCTGTGGTGGTAACATTACGCTGGAAGAAGCTGCTACACAGGCTGGCATTACAACTGCCGACCTGATCGCGGAGCTGGATGCAGTTACACAAAGTAGTGCCTTACCTGCTGAGAAAGACTTCATAAATCAGGAAGTGGATACACTCATCCGGCATATTGTGCTGACACATGGAGAATAA
- a CDS encoding GNAT family N-acetyltransferase yields the protein MNGAIYVRHVSVKDATQVSALSAELGYPTSVKDTITYIQAIDKSICDVAYVAVNGETVLGWIHVLYTIRLESGPFCEIGGLVVSRNAHGKGIGRLLVEKAKKWSAERNIEKLRVRSNVIRDGAHAFYLKTGFVEYKQQKVFEYTIETAVEERVEKAMEKNPELGMGS from the coding sequence ATGAACGGTGCGATTTATGTCCGGCACGTATCTGTAAAAGATGCTACGCAGGTATCAGCTTTATCAGCAGAACTAGGTTACCCCACATCAGTTAAAGACACCATCACTTACATCCAGGCTATCGACAAAAGTATCTGTGATGTAGCCTATGTCGCAGTTAACGGCGAGACCGTGTTAGGATGGATTCATGTACTCTATACCATTCGTCTCGAATCAGGGCCGTTTTGTGAAATCGGCGGACTGGTTGTATCCCGTAATGCTCATGGAAAAGGTATTGGTAGATTACTAGTGGAGAAAGCTAAGAAGTGGTCTGCAGAAAGGAACATTGAAAAACTGCGGGTACGCAGTAATGTGATCAGGGATGGCGCGCATGCTTTTTACCTGAAGACAGGTTTCGTGGAATACAAACAGCAGAAGGTGTTTGAATACACAATAGAAACCGCTGTAGAAGAAAGAGTAGAGAAGGCGATGGAGAAGAATCCGGAATTAGGAATGGGAAGTTAA
- a CDS encoding DinB family protein produces MATITILRQLFNRDLIKLKSEISLYQQETAIWKTDANIANSAGNLCLHLVGNLNTYIGAQLGMSGYIRDREAEFSVKDVPRSELLQKIADTITIVDHTLAGLTATQLEEEYPIVVFDGKTTTGYMLMHLATHLAYHLGQINYHRRLLDTGK; encoded by the coding sequence ATGGCTACAATCACAATATTAAGGCAACTCTTCAACCGGGATCTGATTAAGCTCAAATCTGAAATTTCCTTATATCAACAGGAAACTGCTATCTGGAAAACCGACGCCAACATTGCCAACTCAGCAGGAAATCTCTGCCTGCATCTCGTAGGAAATCTGAATACTTATATCGGTGCGCAATTAGGCATGTCTGGATATATACGCGACCGGGAAGCGGAATTTTCCGTGAAAGATGTACCGCGCTCCGAACTGCTGCAAAAAATAGCGGACACAATTACAATTGTTGACCACACCCTGGCGGGACTTACAGCTACACAGCTGGAAGAGGAATACCCTATTGTGGTATTTGACGGAAAGACCACTACAGGATATATGCTGATGCACCTGGCGACGCACCTGGCATATCATCTCGGCCAGATCAATTATCACAGAAGACTGCTGGACACAGGTAAGTAA
- a CDS encoding alpha-L-rhamnosidase-related protein, with amino-acid sequence MLMKFSSGILLFTLSFLYSSAQQTPSPSSLRVDLLLHADRVYDQGLLTDLSLEQARLSGGKLQFCQVNSRFPVFSWVISAKYQSACQVLVASRPQLLTNDVADIWNSGRIESDRNIGLTYRGTPLQPATVYYWKTRYWDNTGKASAYSDIRSFCTGAQLEDAALPSFVLRKTHQVPTFVKQVDTSTLYDFGKDGFGQIKLSVNAPHTNDTLIIHLGEALTPDGHINRTPPGTVRYRMIKLPLRQGLHSYQPAIPSDKRNTEKNAILMPADIGEVLPFRYAEITTAKDRYTTDSVSRYLVTSDFDEEASTFTCSDSSLNTLWDLCKYTVKATSFTGYYVDGDRERIPYEADALINQLSHYATDAEFVMNKRTLDYLIYHPTWPTEWSLQNVLIAWYDYLYSGDLQLVRKLYPALKAKLLSDLAREDGLISTRTGKQTPQFLAAIHYTPFNANPHLKDIVDWPPPGFGGPAVAGETDGFVFSDYNAVVNAYYYAALEAMAKLAKALGHVTEANYYSIEAARVHKAFQYAFFDAQTNLVRDGELIPHSSLHANFFALAFGLVPKEKVAPVLAFIHSRGMACSVYGAQFLLDGLSSCDDAVYAQQLLTSTEKRSWLNMLREGATMTMEAWGQSYKPNQDWNHAWGTAPANYIVRHLAGIQPLTAGYATVLIRPQPGAVAQVSMKQRTIRGDIEVRFENQTGHFILQLTLPGNTNGRVCLPFNSADAQVKMDGKIIKAVYKEGYYQIDNVSAGQHLFDVHTNPQ; translated from the coding sequence ATGCTAATGAAATTTTCATCAGGTATTTTATTATTTACGCTCAGCTTCCTTTACTCTTCCGCGCAACAAACGCCCTCCCCCTCTTCATTAAGAGTCGATCTTTTACTACATGCGGATCGTGTGTATGACCAGGGATTACTCACTGATCTCTCTTTGGAACAGGCGAGGCTATCAGGTGGGAAACTACAGTTTTGTCAGGTCAATAGCCGCTTTCCTGTATTCTCGTGGGTCATTTCTGCGAAATATCAGTCCGCCTGTCAGGTACTGGTGGCCAGCCGGCCACAGCTACTAACAAATGACGTTGCTGATATATGGAACTCAGGGCGCATAGAAAGCGACAGGAACATTGGACTGACATATCGTGGTACACCATTACAACCTGCTACTGTCTATTACTGGAAAACGCGTTACTGGGATAATACCGGTAAAGCCAGTGCCTATTCAGACATACGATCATTTTGCACGGGCGCACAACTGGAAGATGCAGCACTTCCCTCATTTGTATTGAGAAAAACACATCAGGTACCGACGTTCGTCAAACAGGTTGATACCAGTACATTGTATGATTTTGGTAAAGACGGCTTCGGTCAGATAAAACTGTCTGTCAATGCTCCACATACAAATGACACACTAATCATCCACCTGGGTGAAGCACTTACACCCGACGGACATATTAACAGAACCCCTCCGGGCACAGTACGTTACCGGATGATCAAATTACCACTCCGTCAGGGCTTACATAGCTATCAGCCAGCAATACCATCAGACAAAAGAAATACAGAAAAGAATGCCATCCTGATGCCTGCGGATATCGGAGAGGTACTCCCTTTTCGATATGCGGAGATAACAACAGCAAAAGATCGCTATACGACAGACAGTGTATCGCGTTATCTTGTCACCAGTGATTTCGATGAAGAGGCCAGCACGTTTACGTGTTCAGACAGTAGTCTCAATACGCTCTGGGATCTGTGTAAATACACGGTTAAAGCAACTTCCTTCACCGGCTATTATGTGGATGGCGACCGGGAACGTATTCCCTATGAGGCAGATGCACTGATCAACCAGCTGTCTCATTATGCGACAGATGCGGAATTTGTGATGAATAAGAGAACACTGGATTACCTGATCTATCATCCTACCTGGCCCACAGAATGGTCTTTACAGAATGTGCTGATTGCATGGTATGACTACCTGTATTCCGGCGACCTCCAGCTGGTGAGGAAATTATATCCTGCACTCAAAGCAAAATTGCTGAGTGACCTGGCGAGAGAAGATGGATTGATCAGTACCCGTACCGGCAAACAGACACCTCAATTCCTCGCAGCTATTCACTACACACCATTCAATGCCAATCCACACCTGAAAGATATTGTGGACTGGCCGCCACCGGGTTTCGGAGGACCAGCGGTTGCAGGAGAAACAGATGGTTTTGTCTTCTCAGATTATAATGCGGTAGTGAATGCGTATTATTATGCAGCACTGGAAGCGATGGCTAAATTAGCCAAAGCACTGGGACATGTGACGGAGGCGAATTACTACAGTATTGAAGCCGCCAGAGTACATAAAGCGTTTCAGTATGCGTTCTTTGATGCACAGACGAACCTGGTGAGAGATGGAGAACTCATTCCGCACAGTTCACTGCACGCTAATTTCTTTGCGCTCGCATTTGGATTAGTGCCGAAAGAGAAAGTTGCCCCTGTCCTGGCTTTCATACATTCGCGTGGCATGGCATGCAGCGTATATGGCGCCCAGTTCCTGCTGGATGGACTGAGCAGCTGTGATGACGCCGTGTATGCACAACAGCTGTTAACATCTACAGAAAAAAGAAGCTGGCTGAATATGCTCCGTGAAGGTGCTACCATGACCATGGAAGCCTGGGGACAATCCTATAAACCCAATCAGGACTGGAATCATGCATGGGGTACAGCACCAGCAAACTATATAGTCAGACATCTTGCAGGTATACAGCCATTGACAGCAGGATATGCGACGGTGCTGATCAGACCACAGCCTGGCGCTGTTGCACAGGTCAGCATGAAACAGCGCACTATCCGGGGAGACATTGAGGTGAGGTTTGAAAATCAAACAGGGCATTTCATATTGCAGCTTACATTGCCGGGCAATACGAACGGACGTGTGTGTTTACCATTCAATTCAGCGGATGCGCAGGTGAAGATGGATGGAAAAATAATAAAAGCAGTATACAAGGAAGGATACTACCAGATAGATAATGTATCTGCGGGACAACATCTATTCGACGTGCATACAAACCCCCAATAA
- a CDS encoding helix-turn-helix domain-containing protein — translation MQIREYIPVITLRPFIRSFLIIESEYEVRNDVLPDTSLVMAFRLKGAVNASDDGVLAPAVLGGLRKTARSLYYAGNTANLLVVFRSAGAAAFFRMPMHELFGASVSLDHFIGRQALADIREQLMEAADRATQVDLMQQFLLRLWRQSQPDMLVQTAIQRITAHDGHLRIKELLDGLHISQDAFEKRFRKITGASPKQFSSIVRLRSVITKADDTTLTEVAYNAGYFDQSHFIKDFRAFTGKTPRAFYRSSLFW, via the coding sequence ATGCAGATCCGGGAATATATACCAGTCATTACCCTACGCCCCTTTATCCGCTCTTTCTTGATCATAGAGAGCGAATATGAGGTAAGGAATGACGTATTACCCGACACTTCGCTGGTAATGGCCTTTCGTCTGAAAGGAGCTGTGAACGCCAGTGATGATGGTGTATTGGCTCCTGCTGTATTGGGAGGTCTCCGGAAGACTGCCCGCTCTTTGTACTATGCTGGCAACACCGCTAATCTGCTGGTAGTATTCCGTTCTGCCGGCGCCGCCGCCTTTTTCAGGATGCCTATGCATGAACTGTTCGGTGCCTCTGTATCGCTGGATCATTTCATTGGCCGCCAGGCTTTAGCAGATATCCGTGAGCAGTTAATGGAAGCCGCCGATCGTGCCACACAGGTTGATCTGATGCAACAGTTCCTGCTCAGATTATGGCGGCAGTCACAGCCTGACATGCTGGTACAGACAGCTATACAGCGGATCACTGCACATGATGGCCATCTCAGAATAAAGGAGTTACTGGACGGATTGCACATCAGCCAGGATGCTTTTGAAAAAAGATTCAGGAAGATCACTGGTGCTTCTCCGAAACAGTTCTCCTCTATCGTCAGATTAAGATCCGTCATCACAAAAGCAGATGACACCACATTAACGGAAGTGGCGTATAATGCCGGGTATTTCGATCAGTCCCATTTCATCAAAGACTTCCGGGCGTTTACCGGAAAAACACCACGCGCGTTTTATCGTTCGTCCCTTTTCTGGTAG
- a CDS encoding protein phosphatase 2C domain-containing protein produces the protein MKIYTTLQRGRYHPINCEDYLFYDNINPHTFVAAVMDGSTMGRDSHLISTLTGKLLRKIVKAKSYADLRSLVNVSAEEHLADIARQLFQELNIIRNQVQLERYELMTTLILLVYDQKIDKAVLLIVGDGAICINGNISIFDQDNKPDYIGYHLAEHFDSWYQRQYRLTFQHIRDISISTDGVASFTPIKPVVAELDPIRFLLVDQEKSETDEMLNMKCKALEHQFNMRATDDVAIVRFIR, from the coding sequence ATGAAGATATATACAACACTGCAAAGAGGACGATATCATCCGATCAATTGTGAGGATTATCTTTTCTACGACAACATTAACCCACATACGTTTGTTGCCGCAGTGATGGATGGCAGTACAATGGGTAGAGACAGCCATCTCATTTCAACACTGACCGGCAAATTGTTAAGAAAGATCGTAAAAGCGAAAAGCTATGCGGACTTGCGTTCGCTTGTCAATGTATCTGCGGAAGAACACCTGGCCGATATTGCCCGTCAGTTGTTCCAGGAACTGAATATCATCAGGAATCAGGTACAACTGGAACGGTATGAACTGATGACCACCCTTATTCTGCTGGTATATGACCAGAAGATAGACAAGGCAGTACTCCTAATTGTCGGCGATGGCGCTATCTGTATTAACGGCAATATCAGCATCTTCGATCAGGACAATAAGCCGGATTATATCGGTTATCACCTGGCCGAACATTTCGACAGCTGGTATCAGCGTCAGTATCGTCTCACATTCCAGCATATCAGGGATATTAGTATCTCCACTGATGGTGTAGCATCCTTTACCCCGATTAAACCGGTTGTGGCGGAGTTAGATCCCATCCGGTTCCTGCTCGTAGATCAGGAAAAGTCAGAGACGGATGAAATGCTGAATATGAAATGTAAAGCGCTGGAACACCAATTCAATATGCGGGCCACTGATGATGTAGCGATCGTCCGGTTTATCCGCTAA
- a CDS encoding AAA family ATPase, with the protein MEAIIFCGIQATGKTGFYVAHFLQTHVRISLDLLKSRYREDLFLEACVKGSQPFVVDNTNPSKAEREKYISLAKQHKFRVKGYYFRSSLTDALERNNQRAGKALIPKIGVLNTYKKLEIPVMEEGFDELHYVELEENGFTIKTWDHEI; encoded by the coding sequence ATGGAAGCAATTATTTTCTGTGGGATACAGGCTACCGGAAAAACCGGGTTCTACGTTGCCCACTTTCTTCAAACGCATGTCAGAATATCGCTTGATCTACTGAAAAGCAGGTACCGGGAAGACCTGTTCCTGGAAGCATGTGTCAAAGGTTCTCAACCGTTTGTAGTTGACAATACCAACCCATCCAAAGCCGAAAGGGAAAAGTATATTTCGCTTGCTAAACAGCATAAATTCAGGGTAAAAGGCTATTATTTCCGATCTAGTCTCACCGACGCACTGGAGCGGAACAATCAGCGCGCGGGTAAAGCCCTCATACCAAAGATCGGGGTGCTGAACACATACAAAAAACTGGAAATACCCGTGATGGAAGAAGGATTCGATGAGTTACACTACGTCGAATTAGAAGAAAATGGTTTCACAATAAAAACATGGGATCATGAAATTTGA
- a CDS encoding tRNA(His) guanylyltransferase Thg1 family protein, with the protein MKFDELDSKMRIYETAHDSCVLPGMYMVARIDGRGFTKLTKEVHPFDAPFDIRFRDYMVETVKHLMNSGFNVVYGYTQSDEISLLFHLQEGAFGRKHRKYTSILAGEASAKFSLQLGSMAAFDCRLCELPNQQLVVDYFRWRNEDAHRNSLNAHCYWQLRKDNHTRQTATQTIEKMSTADKNELLFRYHINFNDLPSWQKRGIGIYWADVEKEGVNPKTGEQVVVKRRGLYVNEELPIRDEYNAFVQQLIHRSEQ; encoded by the coding sequence ATGAAATTTGATGAACTGGACAGTAAGATGCGTATCTACGAGACCGCGCATGACAGCTGTGTGCTGCCGGGCATGTACATGGTAGCCCGTATTGATGGCAGAGGTTTTACCAAACTGACGAAAGAGGTGCATCCTTTTGACGCGCCTTTTGATATACGCTTCCGCGACTATATGGTTGAAACGGTAAAACACCTCATGAACAGCGGATTCAACGTCGTATATGGCTATACACAAAGTGATGAGATCTCGCTTTTATTTCACCTGCAGGAAGGCGCCTTCGGACGTAAACACCGGAAGTATACTTCTATTCTTGCAGGAGAGGCCAGTGCCAAGTTCTCACTGCAACTGGGTAGTATGGCAGCCTTTGACTGCCGCCTCTGCGAACTGCCTAATCAGCAGCTGGTCGTGGATTATTTCAGGTGGCGGAATGAAGATGCACACAGAAATTCGTTGAATGCACATTGTTACTGGCAATTGCGTAAGGATAATCATACACGCCAGACTGCCACACAGACTATCGAAAAAATGAGTACAGCAGATAAGAATGAACTGCTGTTCCGCTACCATATCAACTTCAATGACCTGCCCTCCTGGCAGAAAAGAGGTATTGGTATATATTGGGCGGACGTGGAAAAGGAAGGTGTTAATCCGAAGACAGGGGAACAGGTAGTTGTGAAAAGAAGGGGCCTGTATGTGAATGAGGAACTACCGATACGCGATGAATATAATGCCTTCGTACAGCAACTGATCCATAGAAGCGAACAGTAA
- a CDS encoding EF-hand domain-containing protein — translation MIRRFFAAAILVTAFTTVKTYAQERPADRQHKPKHEGLFQKLDTDGDGKISKAEADKMEKGKLKEKFGEIDTNSDSFIDKEELKAYRKKNGHSQHRQHTAWFQQLDTDKDGKISKTEAAKQDTGRFQLKDKFALIDADKDAYLTKEELMAYGRKNGRGHHPGGQRGDFFKKSDTDGDGKISKAEADKMDKGRFNLKEKFTAIDTNNDSYLTKEELMAFGKKNGHGPRPGVKHEGPFQKLDTDKDGKISKAEADKQESGRFNLKEKFSAIDANGDAYITKDEMTAYRKSQWEKRSEATGK, via the coding sequence ATGATTAGAAGATTTTTTGCCGCTGCAATACTGGTAACTGCCTTTACAACCGTAAAAACCTATGCGCAGGAACGGCCGGCTGACAGACAACACAAACCAAAGCATGAAGGCCTGTTTCAGAAATTAGATACAGACGGAGATGGTAAGATCAGTAAAGCAGAAGCTGACAAAATGGAGAAAGGGAAGTTAAAAGAAAAATTCGGTGAGATCGATACCAACAGCGATTCTTTCATAGATAAAGAAGAACTGAAAGCTTACCGGAAAAAGAATGGTCACAGCCAGCATCGTCAGCATACCGCCTGGTTCCAGCAACTGGATACAGATAAAGACGGTAAGATCAGCAAAACAGAAGCTGCTAAACAGGATACCGGCCGCTTTCAGTTGAAAGATAAGTTTGCGCTCATAGATGCTGACAAAGATGCTTATCTCACTAAAGAAGAACTGATGGCGTATGGCAGGAAGAATGGACGTGGTCATCATCCCGGTGGTCAACGTGGTGACTTCTTCAAAAAATCAGATACCGACGGAGACGGTAAGATCAGTAAGGCAGAAGCGGATAAAATGGACAAGGGCCGCTTTAACCTGAAAGAGAAATTCACCGCCATCGATACCAATAACGATAGCTATCTCACTAAAGAAGAGCTGATGGCGTTCGGTAAGAAAAATGGTCATGGGCCGCGTCCCGGCGTGAAACATGAAGGTCCTTTTCAAAAGCTGGACACAGATAAAGATGGTAAGATCAGTAAAGCAGAAGCCGATAAACAGGAGAGTGGCCGCTTTAATCTGAAAGAGAAATTCAGTGCGATCGATGCGAATGGTGATGCCTATATCACTAAAGATGAGATGACCGCATACAGAAAAAGTCAGTGGGAAAAGAGAAGTGAAGCTACAGGTAAGTAG
- a CDS encoding Na+/H+ antiporter, which yields MHSTFVLYIGLLLVILLLVMLAQRLKISYPIVLVLGGLALSLIPGLPDTSIDPEMIFLLFLPPLLYDAAWNTSWKDFWKWRRVIGSFAFIIILLTSTVIAVVSHSLIPGFTLALGFLLGGIISPPDAVSATTVMKTLDVPKRLVTIIEGESLMNDASSLIVYRFALVAVLTGSFTFQEAAVSFFVVIIMGIATGLAVALVFYAIHRWMPTTASIDTVLTFVAPYVMYIVAEELHFSGVLAVVSGGLFMSSRQQSILSHLSRLQGINVWATVGFVLNGIVFMLIGLELPVIVNQLEESSLMQAIWYGVVISVVVIITRVLCALGASVFTIFISRFIKTADSSPGWKMPFAFGWTGMRGVVSLAAALSIPIMAGGQPFPQRNMILFITFVVILVTLVLQGLTLPWVIRKLQLKETDYKMSDVEQEVLIRKKLSYTALQLLDNEYKIDVEENELLRQLRATLENDYTFLESYAATHATDGNRRNAIMRYRTVFNELIGGQREMLKKLNHKEEFNEELIRKHFSLLDLAEEKVTRQYE from the coding sequence ATGCATTCTACATTCGTTTTGTACATCGGCTTATTACTGGTCATCCTCCTGCTGGTAATGCTTGCCCAGCGTTTAAAGATCTCTTATCCTATCGTGCTGGTACTGGGTGGACTGGCATTGAGTCTGATTCCCGGCCTGCCGGACACCTCTATAGATCCCGAGATGATCTTCCTGTTATTCCTGCCACCCCTGTTATATGATGCGGCCTGGAATACTTCCTGGAAAGACTTCTGGAAATGGCGGCGGGTGATCGGCTCTTTTGCTTTCATCATTATTCTGCTGACATCCACCGTGATCGCTGTTGTGTCTCACAGCCTGATCCCCGGTTTTACCCTTGCGTTAGGATTCCTGCTGGGGGGGATTATCTCTCCACCGGATGCAGTATCAGCTACGACAGTGATGAAAACGCTCGATGTGCCCAAAAGACTGGTCACCATCATAGAAGGGGAAAGTCTGATGAATGACGCATCCAGCCTGATCGTGTACCGGTTTGCGCTCGTCGCAGTACTGACTGGCTCCTTTACTTTTCAGGAGGCCGCCGTCAGTTTTTTTGTGGTCATCATCATGGGGATCGCCACGGGACTGGCTGTCGCACTGGTATTCTATGCTATTCACCGCTGGATGCCTACAACGGCCAGTATTGATACTGTACTGACGTTTGTGGCGCCTTATGTCATGTATATTGTTGCGGAAGAATTACATTTCTCGGGTGTGCTGGCCGTGGTGAGTGGCGGACTTTTCATGTCCAGCAGGCAACAGTCCATTCTCAGTCACCTGAGCCGTTTACAGGGTATTAATGTGTGGGCAACCGTTGGCTTTGTACTCAACGGGATCGTATTTATGCTGATCGGACTGGAGCTCCCCGTCATTGTCAATCAGCTGGAAGAAAGTTCACTGATGCAGGCCATCTGGTACGGTGTGGTCATTTCGGTTGTAGTGATCATTACGCGTGTGCTCTGTGCACTGGGCGCATCTGTTTTCACGATTTTCATCAGCAGATTTATTAAGACTGCCGACAGCAGCCCCGGATGGAAAATGCCATTCGCCTTCGGCTGGACGGGCATGCGTGGCGTGGTGTCATTGGCCGCAGCCCTGTCTATACCGATAATGGCAGGCGGACAGCCATTTCCCCAGCGTAACATGATACTGTTCATCACCTTCGTTGTAATACTGGTAACATTGGTGTTGCAGGGGTTAACGCTTCCCTGGGTGATCAGGAAGTTGCAACTGAAAGAAACCGACTATAAGATGTCCGATGTTGAACAGGAAGTACTGATCCGCAAGAAACTCTCCTATACGGCATTACAACTGCTCGATAATGAATATAAAATAGATGTGGAGGAAAATGAGCTCCTGCGGCAACTACGTGCTACCCTGGAAAATGATTATACCTTTCTGGAGAGTTACGCAGCAACGCATGCAACTGATGGTAACAGGCGCAATGCTATCATGCGTTACAGAACGGTATTCAATGAACTGATCGGCGGGCAAAGGGAGATGCTAAAGAAACTGAATCACAAGGAAGAATTTAATGAAGAACTCATCCGCAAGCATTTCTCCCTGCTGGACCTTGCAGAAGAGAAAGTTACACGGCAATATGAGTAA